From a single Candidatus Chlorobium masyuteum genomic region:
- the cas3 gene encoding CRISPR-associated helicase Cas3', producing MRTPKSKSNDHISSELTEAMPLKECLAKTRVSENEKCEGGRDVLDHCSIVGEVARELLLRTPSFLRSALFPEGSELVAAIHDIGKVSPTFQEKIYRGTDDYVPNSLASLSHINPALEKNWGYHAGVSMATAHALKIGWQIPQIIGQHHGYSPELNGLVAEDKVFGGTLWQERRVELVQNIKMATGLEFPVIKNPLQAKAVAGLTTVADWIGSGPDFDNPDVAWQPLIKGAVDAAGFVTPTIVKGLGFNNIFGFKPRGIQELLIENAKMPGTYILEAPMGIGKTEAALYAAYSIIAAGQATGFYFALPTQLTSNKIHDRVNDFLKKILTSECPHRRALLLHGNAWLKEIEMGEDGGAGGSWFSVGKRGILAPFAVGTIDQALMAVMNVKHGFVRAFGLAGKVVILDEVHSYDAYTGTILDQLVETLRALQCTVIILSATLTKERREKLLTQAVSNDSYPLLTVKRSDDDSPIETTTTVPGKIVVSIQSFSTPDTALEEALTRAEGGQQVLWIENTVAEAQRTFSILAARADGLGIECGLLHSRFLKTDREGHEEYWVTRYGKGNSELRRQNGRILVGTQVLEQSLDIDADFLVTKICPTDMLLQRIGRLWRNSETVRPSGSLCEVWILKPEYVNALEHPEKEFGLTAKVYSPYVLLRTLEVWSGITELVIPDQIRDLIEATYQEKDDENPLLLKQKEILRRKREVLERLALGGISAGSRTLPESKASTRYSEQESVEVLLLQSVRIDRERGGTTVRLLDGSDIFLPLQSRPKGRMAQRLLAAALAQQTLHVADYLAPEASPMKSLEWLKGYFYLGDSSYDESLLRVAIVGQDGELKSLNGQDASTSYRLSYSPRLGYCSKKK from the coding sequence ATGCGCACTCCTAAGTCGAAGTCAAACGATCATATCTCATCTGAGCTGACTGAGGCTATGCCGCTTAAGGAGTGCCTTGCGAAAACCCGTGTGTCAGAGAATGAGAAATGTGAGGGTGGGCGAGATGTCTTAGATCATTGCTCAATTGTCGGCGAGGTTGCGAGGGAACTCCTTTTGCGAACACCATCTTTTTTACGGTCAGCTCTTTTCCCTGAAGGCTCGGAACTTGTCGCTGCAATTCATGATATAGGGAAGGTCAGCCCCACATTCCAGGAAAAAATATACCGTGGAACAGACGACTATGTTCCCAATTCTCTGGCAAGCCTCTCCCACATCAACCCTGCACTTGAGAAAAACTGGGGCTATCACGCCGGGGTCAGCATGGCTACCGCACACGCATTGAAAATCGGGTGGCAAATTCCTCAAATCATAGGTCAACATCATGGATACTCTCCGGAGTTAAATGGGCTTGTAGCTGAAGACAAGGTTTTTGGAGGTACGCTTTGGCAAGAGAGAAGAGTTGAACTTGTTCAAAATATCAAGATGGCAACAGGATTGGAGTTTCCTGTAATAAAAAATCCACTGCAAGCAAAAGCTGTTGCCGGCCTTACAACGGTAGCAGACTGGATCGGATCAGGACCTGATTTTGATAACCCTGACGTAGCTTGGCAACCGCTGATCAAGGGTGCCGTTGATGCCGCAGGGTTTGTGACACCGACAATTGTCAAAGGGCTTGGATTCAATAATATATTCGGTTTTAAACCACGAGGAATTCAGGAGTTGCTTATCGAGAATGCAAAGATGCCCGGCACCTATATTCTTGAAGCTCCAATGGGTATAGGTAAAACTGAAGCGGCACTTTATGCTGCCTATTCCATTATAGCTGCCGGACAAGCAACAGGATTCTACTTTGCTCTGCCAACACAGTTAACCTCCAACAAGATTCATGACAGGGTTAATGACTTTTTGAAGAAAATATTGACATCTGAATGCCCCCATCGCCGGGCTCTTTTGCTGCACGGCAATGCATGGCTGAAAGAGATCGAGATGGGCGAAGATGGTGGCGCTGGAGGTAGTTGGTTCAGTGTAGGTAAACGGGGTATTCTTGCCCCTTTTGCCGTAGGCACTATCGATCAGGCGCTGATGGCCGTGATGAATGTGAAGCATGGCTTTGTCAGGGCATTCGGTCTTGCCGGAAAGGTAGTCATTCTCGACGAGGTACATTCTTATGATGCCTATACCGGCACCATCCTTGATCAACTTGTTGAAACCCTTCGCGCACTACAGTGTACCGTTATCATTCTTAGCGCAACATTGACCAAAGAGAGGCGTGAAAAGCTTTTAACGCAAGCGGTTTCCAATGATTCATATCCATTGCTAACCGTCAAGAGAAGTGATGATGATTCTCCAATAGAAACAACCACAACTGTTCCGGGTAAAATTGTCGTCAGCATTCAATCGTTTTCAACTCCCGATACAGCTCTGGAAGAGGCGCTGACAAGGGCTGAAGGAGGCCAACAGGTACTCTGGATAGAAAATACGGTTGCTGAGGCTCAACGTACATTCAGTATTTTGGCGGCCCGAGCTGATGGGCTGGGGATTGAGTGCGGTCTTTTGCATTCCCGTTTTTTGAAAACGGATCGAGAAGGCCATGAGGAGTATTGGGTTACCCGGTACGGCAAGGGTAACAGTGAACTTCGACGTCAAAATGGACGGATACTGGTTGGGACTCAAGTGTTGGAGCAATCTCTTGATATTGATGCAGACTTTTTGGTGACAAAAATTTGTCCGACAGATATGCTCCTCCAGAGAATCGGGAGGCTATGGCGGAACAGCGAAACCGTTCGCCCAAGCGGCTCTCTTTGTGAAGTATGGATACTAAAACCGGAATACGTCAATGCTCTGGAGCACCCCGAAAAAGAATTTGGCCTTACTGCCAAAGTATACAGCCCCTATGTTCTTCTGCGCACCTTGGAGGTCTGGAGTGGCATCACTGAGCTGGTAATTCCTGACCAGATACGCGATCTGATTGAGGCTACTTATCAGGAAAAAGATGATGAAAACCCGCTGCTACTCAAACAAAAAGAAATACTCCGTAGAAAGCGTGAGGTGCTTGAACGATTAGCTTTGGGCGGCATATCAGCAGGTTCCAGAACGTTACCTGAAAGCAAGGCAAGCACCCGATACAGTGAACAGGAGAGTGTGGAAGTTCTGCTTTTGCAATCTGTGCGCATTGACCGAGAACGGGGAGGGACAACAGTGAGGCTATTGGATGGAAGCGACATTTTTCTGCCATTACAATCGCGACCAAAAGGCAGAATGGCTCAGCGTTTGCTGGCAGCAGCACTTGCACAACAAACACTGCATGTTGCCGACTACCTTGCCCCGGAAGCATCGCCTATGAAGAGCCTCGAGTGGCTTAAAGGTTATTTCTATCTCGGTGATAGCTCGTATGACGAGAGTCTGCTTCGTGTAGCAATTGTCGGCCAGGATGGTGAATTGAAATCCCTGAATGGTCAAGATGCATCAACGTCGTATAGACTCAGCTACAGTCCTAGACTCGGTTATTGTTCTAAAAAAAAATAA
- a CDS encoding 3-oxoacyl-[acyl-carrier-protein] synthase III C-terminal domain-containing protein, which yields MEVNLPLRIIGVGRYLPQRIVRSSELEAICGLPAGWVERRNGVCERRWVSMETSSFMAAEAAREALEEAQLDPDRLDLIINASGTAEQAIPDMGALLQRQLGLGSSGIPSMTVHNTCLSFLAAMDVAANYLAAGRYTNILIASSDISSCGINIREPESATLVGDAAAAVVVTLSGEGDQSVIHHAHFRTWGDGAYLTTIMGGGSALHPSKPGHNPDNDLFHMDGSAVLRMVRRVDEAFLEELSPGLSKSLLDIDLVVPHQASKVGLHMLRRFGWPEEKIMHTLEWLGNCVAASIPATLYQAVRDGSLKRGDKFLLVGTGAGLSIGGMVMTY from the coding sequence ATGGAAGTAAACCTCCCGCTCAGAATCATCGGCGTTGGCCGTTATCTCCCTCAGCGTATTGTCCGGAGCTCCGAACTGGAAGCAATTTGCGGGCTTCCTGCCGGCTGGGTAGAGCGACGTAACGGAGTATGCGAGCGACGGTGGGTCAGTATGGAGACATCCTCTTTTATGGCTGCGGAGGCAGCGCGTGAAGCACTTGAGGAGGCGCAGCTTGATCCTGATCGACTCGATCTTATCATCAACGCCTCAGGTACGGCTGAACAGGCTATTCCCGACATGGGCGCGCTGCTCCAGCGTCAGCTCGGTCTGGGAAGTTCCGGAATACCTTCCATGACGGTGCACAATACCTGCCTGAGCTTTCTTGCGGCAATGGATGTGGCGGCAAACTATCTTGCTGCCGGGCGCTATACCAATATCCTGATTGCCAGTTCCGATATCTCCTCCTGCGGTATCAACATCAGGGAGCCCGAGTCGGCCACCCTTGTCGGAGATGCCGCTGCGGCGGTTGTTGTCACCCTATCCGGTGAAGGTGATCAATCGGTAATTCACCATGCCCATTTCAGAACCTGGGGCGATGGAGCCTACCTGACCACCATTATGGGAGGCGGTTCGGCACTTCATCCATCAAAACCGGGTCATAACCCCGATAACGATCTCTTTCATATGGACGGCTCCGCCGTGCTCCGCATGGTACGCCGTGTTGATGAAGCCTTTCTCGAAGAGCTCTCTCCGGGACTTTCGAAAAGCCTGCTCGATATTGATCTTGTTGTGCCTCATCAGGCAAGCAAAGTCGGCCTCCACATGCTCCGCCGCTTCGGCTGGCCGGAAGAGAAGATCATGCATACGCTTGAGTGGCTCGGCAACTGTGTAGCTGCGTCCATTCCGGCCACACTCTACCAGGCTGTCCGGGATGGCTCACTTAAACGGGGTGACAAATTTTTGCTGGTCGGTACCGGTGCGGGGTTGTCGATAGGCGGGATGGTTATGACCTATTGA
- a CDS encoding pentapeptide repeat-containing protein: MIKPEHLVILEKGVDVWNGWRQENPEVTPDLEGAALQGRTLGEVNLSCTKLQHALLTNADLTGADLSGADLRGADLSGANLSRSNLSKSTIDTATRYTALKGCSIGVNGFYSPETDSAALMRIDPPGNSMQGSNVEAVIESLKHARKLHTFSLVLAGIALLFIVIKPTSITLPYLSGSFKFDALTYAFLATVLSSGLLSLVAIFIDSALQGARYLNDRSAAMTVGHFPWLLSKYEHDPPLERQSRIMRLFLCFHPVLYLYFFVRWSALFIGDWEGFILYYQELPFFLAELLLPLLYFQLIRSCFRIFRLSEGFQKPILFDTVTERERRSDMEHLIAAVEKQASRTTELVELMRKREG; encoded by the coding sequence ATGATAAAACCGGAACATCTGGTTATTCTTGAAAAGGGCGTAGATGTCTGGAACGGGTGGCGACAGGAAAATCCTGAAGTTACACCGGACCTTGAAGGCGCAGCTCTTCAGGGCAGAACTCTCGGAGAGGTTAACCTGAGCTGCACGAAGCTTCAGCATGCTCTGCTCACGAACGCTGACCTAACCGGTGCTGATCTCAGTGGAGCTGACTTAAGGGGTGCGGACCTGAGCGGAGCGAATCTCTCTCGATCCAATCTCAGTAAAAGTACCATTGATACCGCCACCCGTTACACTGCGCTTAAGGGGTGCAGTATCGGCGTCAACGGTTTTTATTCGCCCGAAACCGATTCGGCAGCTCTCATGCGCATTGATCCTCCGGGAAATTCGATGCAGGGTTCCAATGTCGAAGCGGTTATCGAGAGCCTCAAGCATGCCCGCAAGCTGCATACCTTTTCACTGGTACTTGCCGGTATTGCGCTGCTCTTTATTGTCATCAAACCGACATCAATCACCCTTCCCTATCTTTCGGGCTCCTTCAAGTTTGATGCTCTGACCTATGCCTTTCTTGCCACGGTTCTCTCTTCCGGGCTGCTGAGTCTTGTTGCGATCTTTATTGATTCGGCCCTTCAGGGGGCGCGTTATCTTAATGACCGGAGCGCCGCTATGACCGTTGGCCATTTTCCCTGGCTGCTCTCAAAATACGAGCACGATCCTCCGCTTGAGCGGCAGTCGCGTATCATGCGTCTTTTCCTCTGCTTTCATCCGGTACTCTATCTCTACTTTTTTGTTCGCTGGAGCGCCCTGTTCATCGGTGACTGGGAGGGTTTTATCCTCTACTATCAGGAGTTGCCTTTTTTCCTTGCAGAGCTGCTGCTGCCGCTTCTCTATTTTCAGCTGATCAGAAGCTGCTTCCGGATTTTCAGACTTTCCGAAGGGTTCCAGAAGCCGATACTCTTCGATACGGTAACGGAGCGGGAGAGGCGAAGCGACATGGAGCATCTGATTGCAGCGGTTGAAAAACAGGCTTCCAGAACAACGGAGCTTGTTGAACTCATGCGCAAAAGGGAAGGGTGA
- the nadA gene encoding quinolinate synthase NadA: MTRDFVSAGAVDGTLLHEELFQRISVLKKEMNALILAHYYTVPEVQQVADIVGDSLALARAAEKNSADVIVFAGVYFMAETAKLLNPGKLVLMPDSHAGCPLADSCPPVEFRKFKESHPEALVITYINSTAEIKALSDITCTSSNAEQIIRQIPEEQSIIFAPDKNLGGYLARKLHREMFLWQGCCYVHDAFTEPYILQACREHPDAELIAHPECREEVLSHASFIGSTQALLQYTESSSAQSFIVATEPGILYEMHERSPGKVFIPAPKDSNNPHSLCTQMKQNTLQKLYHCMLNRSPEITVPEGLQRAALKPIRRMLDMSA; encoded by the coding sequence ATGACCAGAGATTTTGTTTCCGCCGGAGCCGTTGACGGCACCCTTTTGCATGAAGAGCTTTTTCAGCGGATCAGTGTGCTGAAAAAAGAGATGAATGCCCTGATTCTTGCACACTACTATACGGTTCCCGAGGTGCAGCAGGTCGCAGATATTGTTGGCGACAGCCTCGCTCTGGCCCGGGCGGCTGAAAAAAACAGTGCGGATGTGATTGTTTTTGCCGGGGTCTATTTTATGGCGGAAACAGCCAAGCTGCTTAATCCCGGAAAACTGGTTCTGATGCCTGACTCCCATGCAGGGTGCCCTCTGGCAGACAGTTGCCCGCCCGTTGAGTTCAGGAAGTTCAAGGAGTCGCACCCGGAGGCCCTGGTTATCACCTATATCAATTCGACCGCCGAAATCAAGGCGCTGTCGGATATTACCTGTACCTCTTCCAATGCCGAGCAGATTATTCGTCAGATTCCCGAAGAGCAGTCGATCATTTTTGCACCTGACAAAAATCTCGGAGGCTATCTGGCACGCAAACTCCACAGGGAGATGTTTCTCTGGCAGGGTTGCTGTTATGTGCACGATGCCTTTACCGAGCCCTATATTCTCCAGGCATGCCGGGAGCATCCGGATGCGGAGTTGATTGCCCATCCCGAATGCCGCGAAGAGGTGCTGAGCCATGCCTCCTTTATCGGTTCCACACAGGCTCTTCTGCAGTATACGGAGTCAAGTTCAGCTCAAAGCTTTATTGTTGCGACCGAACCGGGAATTCTCTATGAGATGCATGAGCGTTCTCCGGGGAAAGTTTTTATTCCGGCCCCCAAGGATAGCAATAATCCCCACAGCCTCTGTACACAGATGAAGCAGAATACCCTTCAGAAGCTCTATCACTGCATGCTGAACCGGTCACCTGAAATTACCGTGCCCGAAGGGCTTCAGCGTGCTGCCCTGAAGCCTATCCGACGCATGCTCGACATGTCGGCTTGA
- a CDS encoding co-chaperone GroES family protein — translation MTQNVNITDKFVVVGDRVLIKPKSLDDRTKSGIYLPPGVQEKEKIQSGYVIKTGPGYPIGPPPESDEPWKERVTAAQYIPLQAKVGDLAIFIQNSSYEIEYEEERYIIVPNSAILLLIREDDDLDYYLK, via the coding sequence ATGACTCAAAATGTGAATATAACAGATAAATTTGTTGTTGTCGGCGATAGAGTATTAATCAAACCAAAATCTCTTGATGACAGAACCAAGTCAGGTATCTATCTTCCTCCCGGAGTCCAGGAAAAAGAGAAAATCCAGAGCGGCTATGTTATAAAAACAGGGCCGGGCTATCCGATAGGTCCCCCTCCGGAGTCTGACGAACCATGGAAAGAGAGGGTAACGGCGGCGCAGTATATTCCGCTTCAGGCAAAAGTCGGTGATCTGGCTATTTTTATCCAGAACAGCTCCTATGAGATTGAGTATGAAGAGGAACGATACATTATCGTACCCAATTCGGCCATTCTGCTTCTGATCAGGGAAGATGACGATCTTGACTACTATCTCAAATGA
- the mreC gene encoding rod shape-determining protein MreC: MRKFFNVFSRHNTWLLFAVYCAISIFFIKLQNDDTITRVRTGGIEFSAFITDKLLSYSYLLNLKQENDRLMQVNTDLLARVINLDAAVTDERNSRKITADSTLDASSFIMARVVSRRFSDRENMLLIDAGWKKGIRKDMTVLTPQGLVGRVTTVSENYAKVMPVIHTDFKVCVVSDKSSSSGVLSWSGGREFIAQMEHVPISSSLKVNEEIVTSDFSTFSARGIPVGRVVRITPDKLFYTVDVRLAVDFSSLSQVLVAPLKIEPEKTIMTSDNTTEEPLP, from the coding sequence GTGCGGAAGTTTTTCAATGTATTTAGCCGGCACAATACCTGGCTGCTCTTTGCAGTCTATTGTGCTATCTCGATTTTTTTCATAAAGCTCCAGAATGATGATACTATTACCAGAGTACGGACCGGGGGCATTGAGTTCAGCGCTTTCATAACCGACAAACTTTTAAGCTATAGCTACCTGCTGAACCTGAAGCAGGAAAATGACCGGTTGATGCAGGTAAACACCGATCTTCTTGCAAGAGTGATCAACCTTGATGCGGCAGTAACGGATGAGAGAAACAGCCGGAAAATTACGGCAGACAGCACGCTCGATGCGTCCAGCTTCATCATGGCACGGGTTGTAAGCCGAAGGTTCAGCGATCGGGAGAACATGCTCCTGATTGATGCCGGATGGAAAAAAGGGATCAGAAAGGATATGACGGTTCTGACTCCCCAGGGACTTGTTGGAAGAGTAACAACCGTCTCGGAGAATTATGCAAAGGTTATGCCAGTTATCCACACGGATTTCAAGGTCTGTGTTGTTTCCGATAAAAGCAGCAGCAGCGGCGTACTCTCCTGGAGTGGCGGCCGGGAGTTCATCGCCCAGATGGAGCATGTCCCGATCAGCAGCAGCCTCAAGGTAAATGAGGAGATTGTCACCTCTGACTTCAGTACTTTTTCGGCCAGAGGAATTCCAGTCGGACGGGTAGTGCGTATCACTCCCGATAAACTCTTCTACACCGTAGATGTCCGGCTTGCCGTTGATTTTTCATCCCTGAGTCAGGTTCTTGTTGCTCCGCTTAAAATCGAGCCGGAAAAAACCATCATGACCAGCGACAATACAACAGAAGAGCCTCTCCCTTAA
- a CDS encoding rod shape-determining protein MreD produces the protein MATKIPFYIVVLCIVTLLQVFGLSHLTVFDVSPDAISLFLAFVSVTVGQRAGTSFGFAAGIITGLLSGNMGLSMLARTVEGFIAGYFNIPENSHATSKQKTKRLYWAVMTATFFANAIFAAGYNPLGLSPLYRILVLGLLESLLTLILAFVAHWLLMRKTFSD, from the coding sequence GTGGCAACAAAAATCCCTTTCTATATCGTTGTACTCTGCATTGTTACACTGCTGCAGGTGTTCGGCCTCTCCCATCTTACTGTTTTTGACGTATCGCCCGATGCCATTTCGCTCTTTCTTGCATTTGTTTCTGTAACTGTCGGCCAGAGAGCGGGTACCAGTTTCGGGTTTGCTGCGGGAATTATAACCGGACTTTTGTCAGGAAACATGGGCCTCTCTATGCTTGCAAGAACGGTAGAGGGTTTTATTGCCGGATATTTCAATATTCCTGAAAACAGTCATGCTACATCAAAACAGAAAACCAAACGCTTGTATTGGGCTGTCATGACGGCAACATTCTTCGCCAATGCGATTTTTGCGGCCGGTTACAACCCTCTCGGTCTTTCGCCCCTTTACCGTATTCTGGTTCTCGGCTTGCTTGAATCACTCCTCACCCTCATTCTTGCCTTTGTGGCACACTGGCTGTTAATGAGAAAAACCTTTTCAGACTGA
- the mrdA gene encoding penicillin-binding protein 2, with amino-acid sequence MDKIQRSTTLVSLFVVAVFSVLFARLFYLQVLNYQQLGSISTTNSIRRVWVQPPRGRMIDKKGVVLVDNQPLYTVKVIPSEFKKERTGYLAWLLKIEKAELADKISKGYEFNRFSAVTVSRNLDGVDVARLSENLWQLPGVLIETDNKRKYSDSLNGSHLFGYLRAISKAKLEEFAEQGYTPDDKIGFSGLEKYYEERLRGQKGARFEMITPLGKFAGKYNYGNSDIAAVRGDDLYLSIDGGLQQLAEQLLRKTGRSGAVVAIDPSTGGILALASAPDYSLNIFNGSTDSKGWSDILTSPQKPLFNRTVQAVYPPGSIYKMILAMAALEEKRMDPATKILDSGVFIYGGRRFLSNEGKGHGVVDMREAITVSSNVYFYNLIFKVGLDNWTKYGSMFGFGTKTGIDLPGERAGLLPSIEYYNNRYGKNRWTKGYLVSLAIGQGELGTTPVQLAAYAAALANNGTLFQPHIVNGYRDTATGRYIPFTFAKQQLPVTAETYGIIRDGMKGVVLRGTGTLAKVPGVEIAGKTGTAQNPHGQDHAWFIAYAPVDNPKIAMAVLVENAGFGGTISAPIARELIKYYIKGEKPPVSALPGSPKAETDSTSETLPDVPSDNTVTNETPPPAAESSKKNSDVVPAE; translated from the coding sequence ATGGATAAAATTCAGCGAAGCACTACTCTCGTATCACTGTTTGTCGTAGCTGTATTCTCCGTTCTTTTCGCACGGCTTTTCTACCTCCAGGTACTTAACTATCAGCAGCTCGGCTCAATTTCGACAACAAACAGTATCCGAAGGGTCTGGGTTCAGCCGCCAAGAGGACGCATGATTGACAAAAAGGGGGTCGTCCTTGTCGATAATCAGCCGCTCTACACCGTCAAGGTCATTCCTTCTGAATTCAAAAAAGAGCGCACCGGCTACCTTGCATGGCTCTTGAAAATAGAGAAAGCCGAGCTGGCTGATAAAATCAGCAAGGGATATGAGTTCAACCGTTTTTCGGCTGTAACAGTCAGCCGTAACCTTGACGGTGTTGACGTAGCGCGACTGAGTGAAAACCTCTGGCAGCTGCCCGGAGTGCTGATTGAAACCGACAATAAAAGAAAGTACTCCGACTCTCTGAACGGTTCCCATCTTTTCGGCTATCTGCGTGCCATCTCCAAAGCAAAACTTGAGGAGTTCGCTGAGCAGGGATACACCCCGGATGACAAAATCGGATTCAGCGGACTGGAAAAATATTATGAAGAACGTCTGAGGGGTCAGAAGGGTGCCCGGTTTGAAATGATCACTCCACTCGGGAAATTTGCCGGTAAATACAACTACGGCAACAGCGACATAGCCGCTGTCAGGGGTGATGACCTCTATCTCTCAATCGATGGCGGCCTTCAACAGCTTGCCGAACAACTGCTGAGAAAAACCGGAAGATCCGGTGCGGTTGTCGCCATAGACCCCTCTACAGGAGGAATTCTTGCTCTTGCCAGTGCTCCGGACTACAGCCTGAATATTTTCAATGGCTCGACCGACAGCAAGGGGTGGAGCGATATCTTAACCTCTCCCCAAAAACCGCTCTTTAACCGGACAGTTCAGGCCGTCTATCCTCCCGGCTCCATCTACAAGATGATTCTGGCCATGGCTGCGCTTGAAGAGAAGAGAATGGATCCGGCTACAAAAATACTCGACAGCGGTGTCTTCATCTATGGGGGGAGACGCTTTCTCAGCAATGAAGGGAAGGGGCACGGTGTGGTAGATATGCGGGAAGCCATAACCGTCTCCTCCAATGTCTATTTTTACAACCTGATTTTCAAGGTCGGGCTGGATAACTGGACAAAATATGGCAGTATGTTCGGTTTCGGCACGAAAACGGGCATTGACCTTCCGGGCGAACGGGCAGGACTTCTGCCGTCAATCGAATATTATAACAACCGCTACGGAAAAAATCGCTGGACAAAAGGGTATTTGGTCAGTCTTGCCATCGGCCAGGGTGAGCTCGGTACAACCCCGGTACAGCTTGCAGCCTATGCGGCAGCACTTGCCAACAACGGAACGCTCTTTCAGCCCCATATTGTAAACGGATACCGTGATACGGCAACCGGCAGGTATATCCCCTTCACCTTCGCTAAACAGCAGTTGCCGGTAACGGCTGAAACCTACGGCATTATCAGGGACGGCATGAAGGGGGTCGTGCTTCGCGGAACCGGAACGCTGGCGAAAGTCCCCGGCGTGGAGATTGCCGGAAAAACCGGTACCGCACAGAACCCCCACGGACAGGATCATGCATGGTTTATCGCCTATGCACCGGTCGATAATCCAAAAATCGCCATGGCGGTTCTGGTTGAAAATGCAGGTTTCGGCGGCACCATTTCCGCCCCGATTGCCCGTGAACTGATAAAATATTATATCAAGGGCGAAAAGCCTCCGGTGTCTGCACTCCCCGGATCGCCCAAAGCAGAGACGGACAGCACCAGCGAAACCCTGCCGGATGTTCCGTCCGACAATACGGTAACGAATGAAACCCCTCCGCCAGCAGCGGAGAGCAGTAAAAAAAACAGTGACGTTGTACCAGCAGAATGA
- a CDS encoding FAD-binding oxidoreductase produces the protein MIYKHDQASIQGFLEDTSNLKTGHTPGVFFPETVDELAGLLKRDGAEPRRFTIAGNGTGTTGGRIPMGDYVISMQKLDRIDEPEVLSERHAIMTVQAGALLENIQIKAEQSGWFYPPDPTEKLCFIGSTIANNSSGARSFKYGPTREHIARILIILPGGDRLDLSRGSCKADKQGTFHFTLPHSGSVTLQRPDYRMPATSKHNAGYFSKEGMDLIDLFIGSEGTLGVIAEADLMLIPRPASLISSLIHFGTIDDLFGFVKLLKEPENGISPRAIEFFDKNSLGLLAQKYPDLPQESEGAIFIELETTPESDEAALDTLFCLMESCNALTDNSWIALDREEQSRVREFRHTLPLLVNDWLSRQKESKISTDMAVPGDRFRELFDFYRNSCEQEGFVYILFGHIGNEHLHLNILPRNREEFLLAKALYRKLVEKALALGGTLSAEHGIGKLKAEYLVGLYQERGIREMVRIKKSLDPDLILNIGNIIPAACLETENH, from the coding sequence ATGATCTACAAGCATGACCAGGCATCCATACAGGGCTTTCTTGAGGATACAAGCAACCTGAAAACCGGCCATACTCCGGGAGTTTTTTTCCCGGAAACAGTCGATGAACTTGCCGGCCTGCTGAAAAGGGATGGTGCAGAACCTCGCCGCTTTACCATTGCCGGAAACGGAACCGGAACAACCGGCGGCAGAATCCCGATGGGAGATTACGTCATCTCCATGCAGAAACTCGACCGGATCGATGAGCCTGAAGTACTCTCCGAAAGGCATGCAATCATGACCGTGCAGGCAGGTGCGCTGCTTGAAAATATCCAGATAAAAGCTGAACAGAGCGGATGGTTTTATCCGCCGGACCCTACCGAAAAACTCTGTTTTATCGGAAGCACCATAGCCAATAACTCTTCAGGAGCAAGAAGCTTCAAATACGGGCCGACCCGTGAGCATATTGCAAGGATTCTCATCATACTGCCAGGGGGTGACCGGCTCGATCTTTCCCGCGGCAGCTGCAAGGCGGACAAACAGGGCACCTTCCATTTCACTCTGCCGCACTCGGGATCAGTCACACTGCAAAGGCCGGACTACCGCATGCCGGCAACGTCAAAGCACAATGCAGGATACTTTTCAAAGGAGGGCATGGATCTCATCGATCTCTTCATCGGTTCGGAAGGAACTCTCGGAGTCATCGCTGAAGCCGATCTCATGCTCATTCCCCGACCGGCTTCCCTTATCTCATCACTGATCCATTTCGGCACAATTGACGATCTCTTCGGGTTCGTCAAACTCCTCAAAGAGCCGGAAAACGGTATTTCACCGAGAGCTATTGAATTTTTCGACAAAAACTCCCTTGGCTTGCTCGCCCAAAAATATCCCGATCTGCCCCAGGAGAGCGAAGGGGCAATTTTCATCGAACTGGAAACAACTCCGGAAAGCGATGAAGCGGCTCTTGACACCCTCTTTTGTCTCATGGAATCATGCAATGCCTTGACCGACAACTCATGGATAGCGCTTGACCGTGAAGAACAGTCCAGAGTGCGGGAGTTTCGCCACACCCTCCCGCTCCTTGTCAATGATTGGCTGAGCCGGCAGAAGGAGAGCAAAATCAGCACCGACATGGCCGTGCCCGGCGATCGGTTCCGTGAACTGTTTGATTTTTACCGGAACTCTTGCGAACAGGAGGGCTTTGTCTATATTCTTTTCGGCCACATAGGCAACGAACACCTGCACCTGAACATCCTGCCGAGAAACAGGGAGGAGTTTCTGCTGGCCAAGGCGCTCTACCGGAAACTTGTTGAAAAGGCACTTGCTCTTGGCGGAACACTCTCGGCCGAACACGGCATCGGCAAGCTCAAGGCAGAGTATCTTGTCGGGCTCTATCAGGAGAGGGGAATAAGGGAGATGGTGCGGATAAAAAAGAGCCTGGATCCCGACCTGATCCTCAACATCGGCAATATTATTCCGGCAGCCTGTTTGGAAACAGAAAACCATTGA